A window of Hippoglossus stenolepis isolate QCI-W04-F060 chromosome 16, HSTE1.2, whole genome shotgun sequence contains these coding sequences:
- the LOC118123561 gene encoding neurogenic differentiation factor 2 has translation MLTRLFSDPSLLPDVQKYSGWADDSDGDDPKLKDDDQDTHEDMDGSDLRGGSLTQSEHNGEDDDDDDDDDEIDEEDDAEDTEGDRPKKRGPKKRKMTPARIERSKVRRTKANARERTRMHDLNSALDNLRKVVPCYSKTQKLSKIETLRLAKNYIWALSEILRAGKRPDLVSYVQTLCKGLSQPTTNLVAGCLQLNSRNFLTEQQCQDGSRYGSGSFSMHSYPYQCARLSSPHCQPGSNSLPLRTHGYGSTYDSAYPGGGSPEYNSPDYEGPHSPPLCVNGNFSAKHQGPASPENEKGYHYSMHYSGLPGSRPSGAHNLVFGSSGARSGIHSENVLPYHDMHLHHERAPVYDELNAFFHN, from the coding sequence ATGTTGACGAGGCTTTTCAGTGACCCCTCGCTGCTTCCCGACGTGCAGAAATACTCCGGCTGGGCGGACGACAGCGACGGAGACGATCCCAAGCTCAAGGATGACGATCAGGACACTCACGAGGACATGGACGGCTCCGACCTAAGAGGAGGCAGCCTGACACAGTCCGAGCACAATGGGgaagacgacgacgacgacgacgacgacgacgaaaTAGACGAAGAGGACGAcgcagaggacacagagggggACAGACCCAAGAAGAGGGGCCCCAAGAAGCGCAAAATGACCCCGGCCCGGATCGAGCGCTCCAAAGTGCGACGGACAAAGGCCAACGCGCGGGAGAGGACCCGCATGCACGACCTGAACTCTGCGCTCGACAATCTGCGTAAAGTTGTGCCCTGCTACTCCAAAACGCAAAAACTGTCCAAAATCGAGACGCTGCGGTTGGCTAAGAACTATATCTGGGCCCTGTCGGAGATATTGCGCGCTGGGAAAAGGCCCGACCTCGTGTCCTACGTCCAGACGCTGTGCAAGGGACTCTCGCAGCCCACGACCAACCTAGTGGCGGGGTGCCTGCAGCTGAACTCCCGCAACTTCCTGACCGAGCAGCAGTGTCAGGACGGGAGCAGGTACGGATCCGGCTCCTTCTCCATGCATTCCTACCCTTACCAGTGCGCGCGTCTGTCCAGCCCCCACTGCCAGCCGGGCTCGAACTCGCTCCCGCTCAGGACGCACGGCTACGGCTCCACTTACGATTCTGCGTACCCTGGGGGCGGATCCCCGGAGTATAACAGCCCCGACTATGAGGGGCCCCACAGCCCTCCTCTGTGCGTCAATGGCAACTTTTCTGCGAAGCACCAAGGCCCCGCGTCCCCCGAAAACGAGAAGGGGTACCACTACTCTATGCATTACTCCGGCCTGCCAGGCTCCAGGCCCAGCGGGGCCCACAACCTGGTGTTTGGCTCCTCGGGGGCCCGCAGTGGCATTCACTCTGAAAACGTCCTGCCTTACCACGACATGCACTTACACCACGAACGGGCCCCCGTGTACGACGAACTGAACGCGTTTTTTCACAATTAG